The following proteins are co-located in the Verrucomicrobiota bacterium genome:
- a CDS encoding sugar phosphate isomerase/epimerase family protein has translation MIKIGCFALVNPFSPLDAQFKTIREMGFEYADLTDSHDGALLGNEFGFTAAASLDAHPSRVRKMVEAHQLTLTAVCAHANLLDPTAPDIYGTTQVIKAIRLARDLGVKQVITTEGDPKTAFGEKLSYEERIFSIVEKLYWPVQWAEELGIQLLVEPHGIVTDSVEATTELLERIGKTDTVGLNLDTGNLWLGGGNNFEYIERFADRIKHVHWKDLEAEWEPKRGEQFGCGMGLIPLGDGVIGLPEIAAELKKRGFHGPTTLEVFGEEAVKASAERLQNWFS, from the coding sequence ATGATAAAGATTGGCTGCTTTGCGCTGGTTAACCCGTTCAGTCCTCTGGACGCCCAATTCAAAACCATCCGTGAGATGGGTTTTGAGTATGCGGACCTGACTGATAGCCATGACGGTGCTCTGCTGGGCAACGAGTTTGGCTTCACGGCTGCGGCGAGCTTGGATGCACATCCATCCCGTGTGCGAAAGATGGTAGAGGCGCATCAGCTTACACTGACTGCCGTCTGTGCTCATGCGAACCTCCTTGATCCGACGGCACCGGATATTTACGGGACCACTCAGGTTATCAAGGCGATTCGTTTGGCTCGGGACCTTGGTGTGAAGCAAGTCATCACGACCGAAGGGGACCCCAAGACAGCGTTCGGCGAAAAGCTGAGTTACGAAGAGCGAATCTTCTCGATTGTTGAGAAACTATATTGGCCGGTCCAATGGGCGGAAGAGTTGGGTATTCAGCTCCTGGTCGAGCCCCACGGAATCGTAACGGACAGTGTCGAGGCAACGACCGAACTTTTAGAACGTATCGGTAAGACGGATACAGTTGGTCTGAATTTGGATACTGGGAACCTTTGGCTCGGTGGCGGCAACAATTTTGAATACATCGAGCGTTTTGCAGATCGGATCAAACACGTTCACTGGAAAGACCTTGAAGCGGAATGGGAACCCAAGCGTGGGGAACAGTTTGGCTGCGGAATGGGTCTGATTCCACTGGGCGATGGCGTGATTGGTCTTCCCGAGATTGCGGCAGAACTGAAGAAGCGCGGTTTCCACGGACCGACTACCCTTGAGGTATTTGGTGAAGAAGCGGTCAAAGCCTCGGCAGAACGTTTGCAGAACTGGTTCTCGTAA
- a CDS encoding Gfo/Idh/MocA family oxidoreductase has translation MKKEQTRREFLKKSIGATALLGFPTIIPSSVLGQNGNVAPSNRVTISVVGCGSRSQSCWAYKNNPKSEIVAVCDPFIDRQIERAAEWDVADTYTDFREVLAREDIDGVHVVTPDHWHVPISLATARAGKDVYCEKPLGVSIEQDLVAREIVERYGRVFQYGTQQRSSDACRLGLELVLNGHIGEVQEVFVWAPGGGWGGDGTAQPVPEGFDYDLWLGPAPEAPYSPDRVSYKGAWFIYDYAIGFIAGWGAHPLDILQWWADREGLGIPVEYKTTGRIPTDGLYDTAINWHMDARYPNGTKLTFIDTRWARKEDAKIPEGMKGAVAEIGNGTFFVGKNGWVSISRGAFRASSEELRRKAKDPGPVRLPISRNHMGNFVDCIISREEPISGLETGIKSDIISQLGDIGIRTGETVGWDPVKETVVGSSDAMAMMQRKMRPPWTL, from the coding sequence ATGAAGAAAGAACAAACCCGTAGAGAATTCCTAAAGAAATCGATCGGTGCCACTGCGCTTCTCGGTTTTCCGACAATCATCCCTTCGAGCGTGCTCGGCCAAAACGGAAATGTTGCTCCGAGCAACCGAGTCACCATTAGTGTGGTTGGTTGCGGAAGCCGATCTCAAAGCTGTTGGGCTTACAAGAACAATCCGAAGTCGGAGATCGTTGCCGTTTGCGACCCGTTCATTGATCGCCAAATAGAACGTGCAGCTGAATGGGATGTCGCTGACACCTACACCGATTTTCGTGAAGTGCTTGCTCGTGAAGACATTGATGGAGTGCATGTTGTGACGCCAGACCACTGGCATGTTCCTATTTCGTTGGCTACTGCGAGGGCCGGAAAAGACGTCTATTGCGAGAAGCCGCTCGGGGTAAGTATCGAACAGGATCTCGTCGCACGTGAAATTGTGGAAAGGTATGGACGGGTTTTTCAGTACGGAACCCAGCAACGTTCCTCGGATGCGTGCCGTCTCGGCTTGGAGCTCGTTCTGAATGGTCACATAGGTGAGGTGCAGGAAGTGTTTGTTTGGGCTCCGGGAGGTGGATGGGGCGGTGACGGCACTGCTCAACCTGTGCCTGAAGGTTTCGATTACGATCTCTGGCTTGGACCTGCGCCAGAGGCCCCCTACAGCCCCGATCGCGTTTCGTATAAAGGTGCGTGGTTTATCTATGATTATGCTATTGGCTTTATCGCTGGATGGGGCGCTCACCCACTCGACATTCTGCAATGGTGGGCCGATCGAGAGGGACTAGGCATTCCCGTAGAATACAAGACGACCGGTAGGATTCCGACGGATGGACTCTATGATACAGCGATCAACTGGCATATGGATGCGCGCTACCCAAACGGCACGAAGCTGACGTTTATCGATACTCGCTGGGCGCGAAAAGAGGATGCAAAGATTCCTGAAGGAATGAAGGGTGCCGTAGCGGAAATCGGTAATGGAACGTTCTTTGTGGGGAAGAACGGTTGGGTCAGTATTTCCCGTGGTGCTTTCAGAGCTTCAAGCGAGGAGTTACGCAGGAAAGCGAAGGACCCGGGACCGGTTCGCCTACCGATAAGTCGAAACCACATGGGCAATTTCGTTGATTGTATCATTAGTCGCGAAGAACCGATTTCAGGTCTCGAGACCGGCATTAAATCTGACATCATTTCCCAGCTCGGAGACATTGGAATTCGAACAGGCGAAACCGTTGGTTGGGATCCAGTGAAGGAAACGGTCGTCGGAAGCAGTGACGCAATGGCGATGATGCAGCGCAAGATGCGCCCACCTTGGACCTTATGA
- a CDS encoding PmoA family protein, translating to MTSVCTGLWAGLLLLGIQFPTPSPEVEVLERENFLSLVVDGVTLWTYHYDPEDGKPFFHPLASVDGTIFTAIRPKDHPWHRGLWFSWKYIDRVNYWEENRKTGLSEGRTRLLSTHNEVNEATTVRILQSLEYAPGEIAERVVEEVREIVVSAPDSSGLYTIDWTARFKALAEVALDRTPIPGEEGGKAYGGYAGLSIRMNPGMKQGEFVNGSGLKGRDAHGQPSSWVQFTLPSGAGILFMDHPDNLSSPSAWYVSRMPYVSPALLFGEPLSLRKGETFVLKYRIVVSATEVNAGEMFDEWVSISL from the coding sequence ATGACCAGTGTATGCACTGGGCTCTGGGCAGGTTTGCTTCTGCTAGGCATCCAGTTCCCCACTCCCTCTCCAGAGGTCGAGGTCCTTGAGAGGGAGAATTTTCTATCTCTGGTTGTAGACGGAGTGACGCTATGGACCTATCATTATGATCCAGAAGATGGAAAGCCATTCTTTCATCCTCTGGCGTCAGTTGACGGGACGATATTTACTGCGATTCGACCAAAAGACCATCCTTGGCACAGGGGCCTGTGGTTCTCGTGGAAGTATATCGACCGTGTGAATTATTGGGAGGAAAACCGAAAGACGGGCCTTTCAGAAGGCCGCACCCGTCTCCTCTCGACTCACAATGAAGTCAACGAGGCTACGACAGTGCGTATCCTCCAGAGTCTTGAATATGCGCCGGGAGAAATTGCGGAGAGAGTTGTAGAAGAAGTTCGAGAAATTGTGGTTTCGGCACCCGATTCGTCCGGGCTCTACACGATTGATTGGACGGCAAGATTCAAGGCTCTCGCTGAAGTTGCTCTGGACCGAACGCCCATTCCCGGAGAAGAAGGTGGAAAAGCCTATGGCGGATATGCGGGGCTATCGATCCGGATGAATCCCGGCATGAAACAAGGCGAATTCGTGAACGGATCAGGCCTCAAGGGGAGAGACGCCCACGGGCAGCCATCGAGTTGGGTTCAGTTCACTCTGCCCTCCGGCGCAGGGATCTTGTTCATGGACCACCCTGACAATTTGAGTTCTCCATCCGCTTGGTATGTCTCCAGGATGCCGTACGTGAGTCCGGCCCTTTTGTTTGGTGAGCCTCTGTCTTTGCGGAAAGGTGAGACGTTTGTTCTGAAATATCGGATTGTAGTCAGTGCAACCGAGGTCAACGCTGGCGAGATGTTTGATGAGTGGGTATCGATTTCCCTCTAG